A genome region from Platichthys flesus chromosome 12, fPlaFle2.1, whole genome shotgun sequence includes the following:
- the pgbd5 gene encoding piggyBac transposable element-derived protein 5: MAECGRKALSLLEAARSRYESLQISDDMFGESGDDSSDNPFYSTSGDSDSDNYIAETGEGEQQQQQHQHKRGDRESGHGGSSGAGPPGSLSRSQAEEEGWTEGLQDVTVPPYKDTYGPAQKMPATATALDFFQLFVPDNCIQNMVTQTNMYAKKFQERFGSDEGWRPVTTQEMKAFLGFVTSTSVQRCESVLSIWSSGFFSNRSIALKMSQARFEKILKYFHIVAFRPSQGSNQGLYKIQPFLDSLQQSFGCTFRPSQTQVLHEPLIDEDPVFITTCTERELRKRKKRKFSLWVRQCTSTGFICQISVHLKDGQGTDGLATLKNKPQLHSLVAKQLCQNISGKNTIIFTGPSITSLSLFTEFSKQDIFCCGLLSTRKSDCTGLPQSMLVCGSTPAQRGQSRVMMKGGMSLISWYNKGHFRFLSNAYSPTKQGLIIKRKSGEIPCPLAVEAFAAHLSYICKYDDKYSKYFIFHKPNKTWQQVFWLSISIAINNAYILYKMSDAYTVERYSRAQFGERLVRELLDLDDCSPTQ, encoded by the exons atggcgGAGTGCGGCCGGAAGGCGCTGTCCCTCCTGGAGGCGGCCCGGTCCCGGTACGAGAGCCTGCAGATATCCGACGACATGTTCGGGGAGTCCGGGGATGACAGCAGCGACAACCCCTTCTACAGCACCTCCGGAGACTCCGACTCCGACAACTACATCGCCGAGACGGGCGagggggagcagcagcagcagcagcaccagcataAGCGAGGCGACAGGGAGAGCGGCCACGGCGGGAGCAGCGGAGCCGGTCCCCCGGGGTCTCTGTCCCGGAGccaggcggaggaggagggctggacggAGGGGCTGCAGGATGTCACGGTGCCGCCGTACAAAGACACATACG GCCCGGCTCAGAAGATGCCGGCCACCGCCACAGCCTTGGACTTTTTCCAGCTCTTCGTCCCGGACAATTGCATCCAGAACATGGTCACCCAGACCAACATGTACGCCAAGAAGTTCCAGGAGCGCTTCGGCTCAGACGAAGGCTGGCGTCCCGTCACGACCCAGGAGATGAAGGCCTTCCTGGGCTTCGTCACCTCCACCAGCGTGCAACGCTGCGAGTCGGTGCTCAGCATCTGGAGCTCAGGCTTTTTCAGCAACCGCAGCATTGCCCTGAAGATGAGCCAGGCGCGCTTCGAGAAGATCCTCAAGTACTTCCACATCGTGGCTTTCCGGCCGTCGCAAGGAAGCAACCAGGGCCTGTACAAGATCCAGCCTTTCCTGGACTCACTGCAGCAGTCGTTCGGCTGCACGTTCAGACCGTCTCAGACTCAG gttCTTCACGAGCCCTTGATAGACGAGGATCCCGTGTTCATCACCACCTGCACGGAGAgagagctgaggaagaggaagaagaggaagttcAGCCTCTGGGTTCGACAGTGCACCTCCACCGGATTCATCTGTCAG atctCTGTCCATCTGAAGGACGGCCAGGGCACAGACGGTCTGGCCACCTTGAAGAACAAGCCTCAGCTCCACAGCCTCGTGGCCAAGCAGCTCTGCCAGAACATCTCCGGCAAGAACACCATCATCTTCACCGGGCCGTCCATCACGAGCCTCAGCCTTTTCACCGAATTCAGCAAACAAG ACATCTTCTGCTGTGGTCTGCTGAGCACCAGGAAGAGCGACTGCACCGGCTTGCCTCAGAGCATGCTGGTCTGCGGCTCCACGCCGGCGCAGCGCGGCCAATCACGGGTCATGATGAAGGGCGGCATGTCGCTGATCAGCTGGTACAACAAGGGACACTTCAGGTTCCTCAGCAACGCCTACTCCCCAACTAAACAAG GTTTGATCATCAAGAGGAAAAGTGGGGAGATCCCATGTCCTCTGGCTGTCGAGGCCTTCGCCGCGCACCTCAGCTACATCTGCAAATATGACGACAAGTACAGCAA GTACTTTATCTTCCACAAGCCCAACAAGACCTGGCAGCAGGTCTTCTGGTTGAGCATCAGCATCGCCATCAATAACGCCTACATCCTCTACAAGATGTCGGATGCCTACACGGTCGAGCGCTACAGCCGAGCACAGTTTGGAGAGAGACTGGTCAGAGAGCTGCTGGATCTTGATGACTGCTCCCCCAcacagtga